The Burkholderia cepacia ATCC 25416 genome includes a window with the following:
- a CDS encoding alpha/beta fold hydrolase, whose product MPNTFHRVGDGPHPVLVLPGWFGDAHAFEPVEAWLSRERFSYVFMDYRGYGRMRDTAGDYTIDEIAADALALADTLEFPTFSVVGHSMGAMAAEKIAVIAPDRVRALVPVTPVPCGGLPFDAEKRALFERAADHVADRRTIIDRSTGGRLPAAWVAWKAAYSAARSSPPAFGAYFRAWADTDFSHEIAGTHPVKVLIGEHDPAFDAALMARTYLRRYPLATVDVLRNAGHYPMNETPLALVAAMETFLLAVTASPATAH is encoded by the coding sequence ATGCCGAATACGTTTCATCGCGTGGGGGACGGCCCCCACCCTGTTCTTGTACTGCCCGGCTGGTTCGGCGACGCCCACGCGTTCGAACCCGTCGAGGCGTGGCTGTCGCGTGAGCGTTTCAGCTATGTGTTCATGGACTACCGAGGTTACGGCCGCATGCGCGACACAGCCGGCGACTACACGATCGACGAGATCGCCGCCGACGCGCTCGCGCTTGCCGACACACTCGAATTCCCGACCTTCAGCGTCGTCGGCCACTCGATGGGGGCGATGGCGGCCGAGAAAATCGCCGTCATCGCGCCCGACCGGGTGCGCGCGCTCGTGCCGGTCACGCCCGTGCCTTGCGGCGGCCTGCCGTTCGACGCGGAGAAACGCGCGCTATTCGAGCGAGCCGCCGACCACGTCGCCGATCGCCGGACCATCATCGATCGCAGCACCGGCGGCCGGCTGCCCGCCGCCTGGGTCGCGTGGAAAGCCGCGTATTCGGCAGCCCGTTCGTCGCCGCCGGCGTTCGGCGCGTACTTCCGCGCGTGGGCCGACACGGATTTCAGCCACGAGATCGCCGGCACCCATCCGGTGAAAGTGCTGATCGGCGAGCACGATCCGGCGTTCGACGCGGCGCTGATGGCCCGCACTTACCTGCGGCGCTACCCGCTCGCCACCGTCGACGTGCTGCGCAATGCGGGCCACTATCCGATGAACGAGACGCCGCTCGCGCTGGTCGCGGCCATGGAAACGTTCCTGCTTGCCGTGACAGCGAGCCCTGCTACCGCCCATTGA
- the gsiB gene encoding glutathione ABC transporter substrate-binding protein GsiB, producing the protein MNKPYSFPMFRPRALLAAGAGALALSAAVPAFAQQTAVMAVDSTFTTMDPYDANDTVSQAVVKSFYQGLFGFDKDMKLVNVLATGYDASPDAKTYTIKLRQGVKFHDGTDFNAAAVKANFDRVTDPANHLKRYNMFRVIEKTEVVDPYTVKITLREPFSALINTLAHPSAVMISPAALKKWGRDIALHPVGTGPFEFVEWKQTDDLKVKKFAGYWKKGYPKIDAIDWKPVVDNNTRAALIKTGEADFAFRIPFEQAADLKGNPKVDVVERPSIVQRYVSLNLQQKPFDNPKVRQALNYAVNKEALAKVAFAGFATPSTGVVPQGVDYATKPGPWPYDPAKARALLKEAGYPNGFETTLWSAYNNSTSQKAIQFVQQQLAQVGVKVQVQALEAGERVAKVESAPDPAKAPVRMYYIGWSSSTGEANWAITPLLAGSSAPPKLLNTAYYKNDTVDGDLSKALETVDRTKKAELYADAQKQIWADAPWIFLVQEKIVYARSKRLQGAYVMPDGSFNFDEISLK; encoded by the coding sequence ATGAACAAGCCGTATTCGTTCCCGATGTTCCGTCCACGCGCACTGCTCGCAGCGGGTGCCGGCGCGCTCGCGCTGTCGGCCGCGGTGCCCGCGTTCGCGCAGCAGACCGCGGTGATGGCGGTGGATTCGACGTTCACGACGATGGACCCGTACGACGCGAACGACACGGTGTCGCAGGCCGTCGTCAAGTCGTTCTACCAGGGGCTGTTCGGCTTCGACAAGGACATGAAGCTCGTCAACGTGCTGGCAACCGGCTACGACGCGAGCCCGGATGCGAAGACCTACACGATCAAGCTGCGCCAGGGCGTGAAGTTCCACGACGGCACCGATTTCAACGCGGCGGCCGTGAAGGCGAACTTCGACCGCGTGACCGATCCCGCGAACCACCTGAAGCGCTACAACATGTTCCGCGTGATCGAGAAGACCGAAGTGGTCGATCCGTACACGGTGAAGATCACGCTGCGCGAGCCGTTCTCCGCGCTGATCAACACGCTCGCGCACCCGTCGGCCGTGATGATCTCGCCGGCCGCGCTGAAGAAGTGGGGCCGCGACATCGCGCTGCATCCGGTTGGCACGGGGCCGTTCGAGTTCGTCGAATGGAAGCAGACCGACGACCTGAAGGTGAAGAAGTTCGCCGGCTACTGGAAGAAGGGCTACCCGAAGATCGACGCGATCGACTGGAAGCCGGTGGTCGACAACAACACGCGCGCGGCGCTGATCAAGACGGGCGAGGCCGATTTCGCGTTCCGCATTCCGTTCGAGCAGGCTGCCGACCTGAAGGGCAACCCGAAGGTCGACGTCGTGGAGCGGCCGTCGATCGTGCAGCGCTACGTGTCGCTGAACCTGCAGCAGAAGCCGTTCGACAACCCGAAGGTGCGCCAGGCGCTGAACTATGCGGTGAACAAGGAAGCGCTCGCGAAGGTCGCGTTCGCCGGCTTCGCGACGCCGTCCACCGGCGTGGTTCCGCAGGGCGTCGACTACGCGACGAAGCCGGGCCCGTGGCCGTACGACCCGGCGAAGGCGCGCGCGCTGCTGAAGGAGGCCGGTTACCCGAACGGCTTCGAGACGACGCTGTGGTCCGCCTATAACAACTCGACGTCGCAGAAGGCGATCCAGTTCGTGCAGCAGCAGCTCGCGCAGGTCGGCGTGAAGGTTCAGGTGCAGGCGCTGGAAGCCGGCGAGCGCGTCGCGAAGGTCGAGAGCGCGCCGGATCCGGCGAAGGCGCCGGTGCGGATGTACTACATCGGCTGGTCGTCGTCGACCGGCGAGGCGAACTGGGCGATCACGCCGCTGCTCGCCGGCTCGTCGGCGCCGCCGAAGCTCCTGAATACCGCGTACTACAAGAACGACACGGTCGACGGCGATCTCTCGAAGGCACTGGAGACGGTCGACCGCACGAAGAAGGCCGAGCTCTACGCCGATGCGCAGAAGCAGATCTGGGCCGATGCGCCGTGGATCTTCCTCGTGCAGGAGAAGATCGTGTATGCGCGCAGCAAGCGGCTTCAGGGGGCATACGTGATGCCGGACGGCTCGTTCAACTTCGACGAAATCTCGCTGAAATGA
- the gsiC gene encoding glutathione ABC transporter permease GsiC: MLNFLVKRLFGLLPTLAIVAVLVFLFVHLLPGDPARLAAGPEADDATVALVRTDLGLDQPLPAQFVNFFVKIAHGDFGLSTRSKRPVSTEIGERFMPTLMLTLVSMAWATAFGMAIGIASAVWRNRWPDRVGMTLAVSGISFPAFALGMLLMEIFSVKLGWLPVVPDGSWRSYVLPSLTLGAAVAAVMARFTRASFVEVLNEDFVRTARAKGVHEPMVVLKHCLRNAMIPVVTMMGLQFGFLLGGSIVVEVVFNWPGLGRLLVDAVTMRDYPVIQAIVLLFSLEFILINLTVDVLYAVINPTIRFK, translated from the coding sequence ATGCTGAATTTTCTCGTCAAACGCCTGTTCGGCCTGCTGCCCACGCTCGCGATCGTCGCGGTGCTGGTGTTCCTGTTCGTCCACCTGCTGCCGGGCGACCCGGCGCGGCTCGCGGCCGGGCCCGAAGCCGACGACGCGACGGTCGCGCTGGTGCGCACCGATCTCGGGCTCGACCAGCCGCTGCCCGCGCAGTTCGTGAACTTCTTCGTGAAGATCGCGCACGGCGATTTCGGCCTGTCGACCCGCAGCAAGCGGCCGGTTTCGACCGAGATCGGCGAGCGTTTCATGCCGACGCTGATGCTGACGCTCGTCAGCATGGCGTGGGCGACGGCCTTCGGCATGGCGATCGGCATCGCGTCGGCGGTGTGGCGCAACCGCTGGCCGGACCGCGTCGGCATGACGCTCGCGGTGTCGGGCATCTCGTTTCCCGCGTTCGCGCTCGGCATGCTGCTGATGGAAATTTTCTCGGTGAAGCTCGGCTGGCTGCCCGTCGTGCCGGACGGTTCGTGGCGGAGCTACGTGCTGCCGTCGCTGACGCTCGGCGCTGCGGTCGCGGCCGTGATGGCGCGCTTCACGCGTGCGTCGTTCGTCGAGGTGCTGAACGAGGATTTCGTGCGCACCGCGCGCGCGAAAGGCGTGCACGAGCCGATGGTGGTGCTCAAGCACTGCCTGCGCAACGCGATGATCCCGGTCGTCACGATGATGGGGCTGCAGTTCGGCTTCCTGCTCGGCGGCTCGATCGTCGTCGAGGTCGTGTTCAACTGGCCGGGGCTCGGGCGCCTGCTCGTCGATGCCGTGACGATGCGCGACTACCCCGTGATCCAGGCGATCGTGTTGCTGTTTTCGCTCGAATTCATCCTGATCAACCTGACCGTCGACGTGCTGTACGCGGTCATCAACCCGACCATCCGGTTCAAGTGA
- a CDS encoding P1 family peptidase: MRIAPMWTATLPAGPRGTIADVPGVTVGHCTLDAGSVQTGVTVVKPHPGDVYRSKVPAGAAVINGFGKSVGLVQVDELGTLETPIALTNTFGVGALAHAQIRAAIAANPQIGRDWPTVNPLVFECNDGYLNDIQAFAVTAAHYDDACRAASRDVARGAVGAGRGMSCFDLKGGIGSASRVAVAAGRPYTVGALVLANFGRLPMLTLGGVPLGRIVAQRRAAEAAHAAPPEQGSIILLLATDAPLDARQLSRLARRAGAGLARTGSVYGHGSGDIALAFSTAYTIAHDASTIALPALVADAALDPLFMAAAESVEHAIADALLQAVTVAGRDGHVRQSLRDAVPDLDRLFNESHEGRIAQS; this comes from the coding sequence ATGCGCATCGCACCGATGTGGACGGCGACGCTGCCGGCCGGGCCGCGCGGCACGATCGCCGACGTGCCGGGCGTGACGGTCGGCCATTGCACGCTCGATGCCGGCAGCGTGCAGACGGGCGTGACCGTCGTGAAGCCGCATCCGGGCGATGTGTACCGCAGCAAGGTGCCGGCGGGGGCCGCCGTGATCAACGGCTTCGGCAAGAGCGTCGGGCTCGTGCAGGTCGACGAGCTCGGCACGCTCGAGACGCCGATCGCGCTGACCAATACGTTCGGCGTCGGCGCGCTCGCGCACGCGCAGATCCGCGCGGCGATCGCCGCGAATCCGCAGATCGGCCGCGACTGGCCGACCGTCAACCCGCTCGTGTTCGAGTGCAACGACGGTTATCTGAACGATATCCAGGCGTTCGCGGTCACGGCCGCGCATTACGACGACGCGTGCCGCGCGGCGTCGCGTGACGTCGCGCGCGGCGCGGTGGGGGCCGGGCGCGGGATGTCGTGCTTCGACCTGAAGGGCGGGATCGGTTCGGCGTCGCGCGTTGCCGTCGCGGCCGGCCGGCCCTATACGGTCGGCGCGCTTGTGCTCGCGAATTTCGGCCGGCTGCCGATGCTGACGCTCGGCGGCGTGCCGCTCGGGCGCATCGTCGCGCAACGGCGGGCGGCCGAGGCCGCGCACGCGGCGCCACCCGAGCAGGGCTCGATCATCCTGTTGCTGGCCACCGATGCGCCGCTCGACGCGCGGCAACTGTCGCGGCTCGCGCGCCGTGCGGGCGCGGGGCTGGCCCGCACGGGCTCGGTCTACGGGCACGGCAGCGGCGACATCGCGCTCGCCTTCTCCACCGCCTACACGATCGCGCACGACGCGTCGACCATCGCGCTGCCGGCCCTCGTCGCCGACGCGGCGCTCGATCCGCTGTTCATGGCTGCCGCCGAAAGCGTCGAGCACGCCATCGCCGATGCGTTGCTGCAGGCCGTGACGGTGGCCGGGCGCGACGGCCACGTGCGGCAATCGCTGCGCGATGCGGTGCCCGACCTCGATCGCCTGTTCAACGAAAGTCACGAAGGACGTATTGCCCAGTCATGA
- a CDS encoding AraC family transcriptional regulator, protein MRNTLLDPYEHIPRSVVVTANDYAAGTTFPEHAHVRGQFAFASRGTISVSTPHGRWLVPPQRACWVPAGVRHEMTMTGPVTMLNTFVSGDAALEAGLPEQCGVYGVSALLRQLIDDAIDLPALYDVDGRAGKLMALLVAEIATMPRLSLHAPLPADARLAKVCRHLLASPSIAADLDQVAADAGVSRRTFTRQFRAQTGVSFAAWRQQVCMLAAIARLSDGQPVTRVALDLGYASASAFTSAFRRILGDTPSRYLEIRR, encoded by the coding sequence GTGAGAAATACGCTGCTAGATCCCTACGAACACATTCCGCGGAGCGTGGTCGTGACCGCGAACGACTACGCGGCGGGTACGACGTTTCCGGAGCACGCGCACGTGCGCGGGCAATTCGCGTTCGCGTCGCGCGGCACGATCAGCGTGTCGACGCCGCACGGGCGCTGGCTGGTGCCGCCGCAGCGCGCGTGCTGGGTGCCGGCCGGCGTGCGGCACGAAATGACGATGACCGGGCCGGTCACGATGCTCAACACGTTCGTGTCCGGCGACGCCGCGCTCGAGGCGGGTCTGCCCGAGCAGTGCGGCGTCTATGGCGTATCGGCGCTGCTGCGGCAACTGATCGACGATGCGATCGACCTGCCGGCCCTGTACGACGTCGACGGGCGCGCGGGCAAGCTGATGGCGCTGCTGGTCGCGGAAATCGCGACGATGCCGCGCCTGTCGCTGCATGCGCCGCTGCCGGCCGACGCGAGGCTGGCGAAGGTGTGCCGGCACCTGCTCGCGTCGCCGTCGATCGCGGCCGATCTCGACCAGGTGGCCGCCGATGCCGGCGTGAGCCGGCGCACGTTCACGCGGCAGTTTCGCGCGCAGACGGGCGTGAGTTTTGCCGCATGGCGCCAGCAGGTGTGCATGCTCGCGGCGATCGCCCGCCTGAGCGACGGGCAGCCGGTCACGCGCGTCGCGCTCGATCTCGGGTACGCGAGCGCCAGCGCGTTCACGTCGGCGTTTCGCCGCATTCTGGGCGATACGCCGAGCCGCTATCTGGAGATTCGGCGCTGA
- a CDS encoding M55 family metallopeptidase — translation MKILISTDIEGVAGVFATEQTRAGNPEYERARRWMTAEANAAIEGAFMGGAQAVWVNDSHGGFRNLLPDGLDARARVVLGKPRTLGMMAGLERQPDLVFMIGYHAKSQTRGILAHTINSFAFTQVWLNGVELGEAGLYGALAREYGAHVALATGDDVFAEETQPLFPDAHFETVKTAGGASSGDTLTPSASCARIAAAARETVARALSAGVRAGARRPAPAACTLRVQTAALADLFCVLPSLERVDAVTLRFDGPSVEHVVRTLNSLSAMSFMLR, via the coding sequence ATGAAGATCCTGATTTCGACCGACATCGAAGGCGTCGCCGGCGTGTTCGCCACCGAGCAGACGCGTGCGGGCAATCCGGAATACGAACGCGCGCGGCGCTGGATGACCGCCGAGGCGAATGCGGCGATCGAAGGCGCGTTCATGGGCGGCGCGCAGGCCGTGTGGGTCAACGATTCGCACGGCGGTTTCCGCAACCTGCTGCCCGACGGGCTCGATGCGCGTGCGCGCGTCGTGCTCGGCAAGCCGCGCACGCTCGGGATGATGGCGGGCCTCGAACGGCAGCCCGACCTCGTGTTCATGATCGGCTATCACGCGAAATCGCAGACGCGCGGCATCCTCGCGCACACGATCAACAGCTTCGCGTTCACGCAGGTGTGGCTGAACGGCGTCGAGCTCGGCGAAGCCGGGCTGTACGGCGCGCTGGCCCGTGAATATGGCGCGCACGTCGCGCTGGCCACCGGCGACGACGTGTTCGCGGAAGAAACGCAGCCGCTGTTTCCGGATGCGCATTTCGAGACGGTCAAGACGGCCGGCGGCGCTTCGAGCGGCGATACGCTCACGCCGTCCGCATCGTGTGCGCGGATCGCAGCCGCTGCGCGCGAGACGGTCGCGCGGGCACTGTCGGCAGGCGTGCGCGCCGGCGCCCGTCGGCCCGCGCCGGCCGCCTGCACGTTGCGTGTGCAGACGGCGGCGCTGGCCGACCTGTTCTGCGTGCTGCCGTCGCTGGAGCGCGTCGATGCGGTGACGCTGCGCTTCGACGGGCCTTCGGTCGAGCACGTGGTGCGCACGTTGAACAGCCTGTCTGCGATGTCGTTCATGCTGCGGTGA
- the pcaG gene encoding protocatechuate 3,4-dioxygenase subunit alpha: MTTLKQTPSQTVGPYFAYGLCPQQYDYDLKSLFTPTIAAAHAEGEHVLLIGQVFDGDGNVVGDAVLEFTQVDSAGRYPASRDDIAKSGFTGFARVGTGTDAQQRFVVETVKPGRITAGEAPHINVTVMMRGILTHAFTRVYFDDEAAANAADPVLNAVPAERRATLVAKRDAQPGRPVVYRFDIRMQGPDETVFFDV; encoded by the coding sequence ATGACGACGCTGAAGCAAACCCCTTCGCAGACGGTCGGCCCGTACTTCGCGTACGGCCTGTGCCCGCAGCAATACGACTACGACCTGAAAAGCCTGTTCACGCCGACGATCGCCGCGGCACACGCCGAAGGCGAGCACGTGCTGCTGATCGGCCAGGTGTTCGACGGCGACGGCAACGTCGTTGGCGACGCGGTGCTCGAATTCACGCAGGTGGACAGCGCGGGCCGCTACCCCGCGTCGCGCGACGACATCGCGAAATCCGGCTTCACGGGCTTCGCGCGGGTCGGCACCGGCACCGATGCGCAGCAGCGCTTCGTCGTCGAGACGGTGAAGCCGGGCCGCATCACCGCCGGCGAGGCGCCGCACATCAACGTGACCGTGATGATGCGCGGGATCCTCACCCATGCGTTCACGCGCGTGTATTTCGACGACGAAGCCGCCGCGAACGCCGCCGACCCGGTGCTGAACGCGGTGCCCGCCGAGCGTCGCGCGACGCTCGTCGCGAAACGCGACGCGCAACCGGGCCGCCCGGTCGTCTACCGCTTCGACATCCGCATGCAGGGGCCCGACGAAACGGTGTTCTTCGACGTGTGA
- a CDS encoding isoaspartyl peptidase/L-asparaginase family protein, translating into MTSPAIVAIHGGAGTILRDAMDSDTERQYRAELTAILTAAQQVLADGGSALDAVTVAVRMLEDCPLFNAGRGAVYTAEGKHELDAAVMDGATLGAGAICCATRVRNPVLAARRVMEASEHVLFAGAGADAFAAAQGLELAEPGYFDTEARHAQWVKARTAAGAMLDHDAATFAFGKSPSQPQPAEPLDPDRKHGTVGAVACDRYGHIAAATSTGGITNKQPGRVGDSPIIGAGCYADDATCAVSSTGTGEMFIRLATAHDIAAQIAYRGASLADAAHDVVMNKLPRLAGRGGIIAVDAQGNVAMPFNTEGMYRGYARVGEAPVVGIYRDDDTA; encoded by the coding sequence ATGACTTCACCCGCGATCGTTGCGATTCACGGCGGCGCAGGCACGATCCTGCGCGATGCGATGGATTCCGATACCGAACGTCAGTACCGTGCCGAGCTGACCGCGATTCTGACGGCCGCCCAGCAGGTGCTGGCCGACGGCGGCAGCGCGCTCGACGCCGTCACCGTCGCGGTGCGGATGCTCGAGGACTGTCCGTTGTTCAACGCCGGGCGCGGTGCCGTCTATACGGCCGAAGGCAAGCATGAACTCGACGCGGCGGTCATGGATGGCGCGACGCTCGGCGCGGGTGCGATCTGCTGCGCGACGCGCGTGCGCAATCCGGTGCTTGCCGCGCGGCGCGTGATGGAGGCGAGCGAACACGTGCTGTTCGCCGGCGCGGGGGCCGATGCGTTCGCGGCCGCACAGGGGCTCGAACTCGCGGAGCCCGGCTATTTCGACACCGAAGCGCGTCACGCGCAGTGGGTCAAGGCGCGCACGGCAGCCGGCGCGATGCTCGACCATGACGCGGCGACGTTCGCGTTCGGCAAATCACCGTCGCAGCCGCAGCCGGCCGAGCCGCTCGATCCGGACCGCAAGCACGGCACGGTCGGCGCGGTCGCGTGCGACCGGTACGGCCACATCGCGGCGGCGACGTCGACGGGCGGCATCACGAACAAGCAGCCGGGGCGCGTCGGCGATTCGCCGATCATCGGCGCAGGCTGCTATGCGGACGACGCGACCTGCGCGGTGTCGTCGACGGGCACCGGCGAGATGTTCATCCGGCTCGCGACCGCGCATGACATTGCCGCGCAGATCGCGTATCGCGGCGCGTCGCTCGCCGATGCCGCGCACGACGTCGTGATGAACAAGCTGCCGCGCCTCGCGGGCCGCGGCGGGATCATCGCGGTCGACGCGCAGGGCAACGTCGCGATGCCGTTCAACACCGAAGGGATGTATCGCGGTTACGCGCGCGTCGGTGAAGCGCCGGTGGTCGGCATCTACCGCGACGACGACACGGCCTGA
- the gsiD gene encoding glutathione ABC transporter permease GsiD encodes MNATVQTAAPAAPTAIRTPWREFWRKFRKQTVALVAGGFVLALVVLAFVGPHVVPFDPENYFDYDALNAGPSAVHWFGVDSLGRDIFSRIITGTRISLAAGFFSVALGAVIGTFFGLLAGYYEGWWDRITMRVADVLFAFPGILLAIGVVAILGNGMVNVICAVAIFSIPAFARLVRGNTLMLKHMTYVEAARSIGASDWTIIMRHILPGTVSSVVVYFTMRIGTSIITAASLSFLGLGAQPPTPEWGAMLNEARADMVTAPHIAIFPSLAIFLTVLAFNLLGDGLRDALDPKLERR; translated from the coding sequence ATGAACGCGACTGTCCAGACCGCGGCGCCGGCCGCACCGACCGCGATCCGCACGCCGTGGCGCGAATTCTGGCGCAAGTTCCGCAAGCAGACCGTCGCGCTCGTCGCGGGCGGCTTCGTGCTGGCGCTCGTCGTGCTGGCGTTCGTCGGCCCGCACGTCGTGCCGTTCGATCCGGAGAACTATTTCGACTACGACGCCCTGAACGCGGGGCCGTCGGCCGTGCACTGGTTCGGCGTCGATTCGCTCGGCCGCGACATCTTCAGCCGGATCATCACGGGCACGCGCATCTCGCTCGCGGCCGGCTTCTTCTCCGTCGCGCTCGGCGCGGTGATCGGCACGTTCTTCGGGCTGCTCGCCGGCTACTACGAAGGCTGGTGGGACCGCATCACGATGCGTGTGGCCGACGTGCTGTTCGCGTTCCCGGGCATCCTGCTCGCGATCGGCGTGGTCGCGATCCTCGGCAACGGGATGGTCAACGTGATCTGCGCGGTCGCGATCTTCAGCATCCCGGCGTTCGCGCGGCTCGTGCGCGGCAACACGCTGATGCTCAAGCACATGACCTATGTCGAGGCCGCGCGCAGCATCGGCGCATCGGACTGGACGATCATCATGCGGCACATCCTGCCGGGCACCGTGTCGTCGGTCGTCGTCTACTTCACGATGCGGATCGGCACGTCGATCATCACGGCCGCGAGCCTGTCGTTCCTCGGGCTCGGTGCGCAGCCGCCGACGCCGGAGTGGGGCGCGATGCTCAACGAGGCGCGCGCGGACATGGTGACGGCGCCGCACATCGCGATCTTCCCGAGCCTCGCGATCTTCCTGACCGTGCTCGCGTTCAACCTGCTCGGCGACGGGCTGCGCGACGCGCTCGATCCGAAGCTGGAGCGCCGCTGA
- a CDS encoding dipeptide ABC transporter ATP-binding protein, with amino-acid sequence MTSSRNPSGLVLPEQRVVAVDDLSVTFRREGATFDAVRNVSFHVDRGETLAIVGESGSGKSVTSLALMRLVEHGGGAITNGRIAFRRRGGALVDLAQASGATMRGIRGADIAMIFQEPMTSLNPVFTVGDQISEAIALHQSKSASEARAETLRLLELVRIPEARRVFARYPHQLSGGMRQRVMIAMALSCRPALLIADEPTTALDVTIQAQILQLVRGLQDEMNMGVIFITHDMGVVAEVADRVLVMYRGEKVEEGESDRIFAAPAHRYTRALLAAVPKLGSMQGTDAPEKFPLLKVEGANTAAPAASPAPAPAAKSDAQRGFDQSASPILRVRDLVTRFPVKSGVFGRVSQYVHAVERVSFELRAGETLALVGESGCGKSTTGRSLLRLVESQSGSIEFDGRDISALKGPDLQALRRNIQFIFQDPFASLNPRLTVGFSIMEPLLVHGVASGREAQARVDWLLDKVGLPPEAARRYPHEFSGGQRQRIAIARALALNPKVVIADESVSALDVSVQAQIVNLMLDLQRELGVAYLFISHDMAVVERISHRVAVMYLGQIVEIGPRRAVFEAPQHPYTKKLMSAVPVADPARRHAPRQLAADEIPSPIRAAGDEPVVAPLVAVGPDHYVATHRVGGAY; translated from the coding sequence ATGACTTCGAGCCGAAACCCGTCCGGCCTGGTGCTGCCCGAGCAGCGCGTGGTGGCCGTCGACGACCTGTCGGTCACGTTCCGCCGCGAAGGCGCGACGTTCGACGCGGTGCGCAACGTGTCGTTTCACGTCGATCGCGGCGAGACGCTCGCGATCGTCGGCGAATCGGGCTCGGGCAAGTCGGTCACGTCGCTCGCGCTGATGCGGCTCGTCGAGCACGGCGGCGGCGCGATCACGAACGGCCGGATCGCGTTCCGCCGGCGCGGCGGCGCGCTCGTCGATCTTGCGCAGGCAAGCGGTGCGACGATGCGCGGCATTCGCGGCGCGGACATCGCGATGATCTTCCAGGAGCCGATGACGTCGCTGAACCCGGTGTTTACGGTCGGCGACCAGATCAGCGAGGCGATCGCGCTGCATCAGTCGAAGAGTGCATCGGAAGCGCGCGCGGAGACGCTGCGGCTGCTCGAACTCGTGCGCATTCCGGAGGCGCGCCGCGTGTTCGCGCGCTATCCGCACCAGTTGTCGGGCGGGATGCGGCAGCGCGTGATGATCGCGATGGCGCTGTCGTGCCGGCCCGCGCTGCTGATCGCCGACGAGCCGACGACCGCGCTCGACGTGACGATCCAGGCGCAGATCCTGCAACTGGTGCGCGGGCTGCAGGACGAAATGAACATGGGCGTGATCTTCATCACGCACGACATGGGCGTGGTGGCCGAAGTGGCCGACCGCGTGCTCGTGATGTATCGCGGCGAGAAGGTCGAGGAGGGCGAATCGGATCGCATCTTCGCGGCGCCCGCGCATCGCTACACGCGTGCGTTGCTCGCGGCCGTGCCGAAGCTCGGCTCGATGCAGGGCACCGACGCGCCCGAGAAATTCCCGCTGCTGAAGGTGGAGGGTGCAAACACGGCAGCACCGGCGGCATCGCCGGCGCCCGCACCGGCGGCGAAGAGCGATGCGCAGCGGGGCTTCGATCAATCCGCGTCGCCGATCCTGCGCGTGCGCGATCTCGTGACGCGCTTCCCGGTGAAGAGTGGCGTGTTCGGCCGCGTATCGCAATACGTGCATGCGGTCGAGCGTGTGAGCTTCGAGTTGCGCGCGGGCGAGACGCTCGCGCTGGTCGGCGAATCGGGCTGCGGCAAGTCGACCACCGGCCGCTCGCTGCTGCGCCTCGTCGAATCGCAGAGCGGCTCGATCGAGTTCGACGGCCGCGACATCAGCGCGCTGAAAGGCCCCGACCTGCAGGCGCTGCGCCGGAACATCCAGTTCATCTTCCAGGACCCGTTCGCATCGCTGAACCCGCGCCTGACCGTGGGTTTCTCGATCATGGAGCCGCTGCTCGTGCACGGTGTCGCGAGCGGCCGCGAAGCGCAGGCGCGGGTCGACTGGCTGCTCGACAAGGTCGGCCTGCCGCCCGAGGCCGCGCGTCGTTATCCGCATGAATTCTCGGGCGGCCAGCGCCAGCGGATCGCGATCGCGCGCGCGCTCGCGCTGAACCCGAAGGTCGTGATCGCCGACGAATCGGTGTCGGCGCTCGACGTGTCGGTGCAGGCGCAGATCGTCAACCTGATGCTCGACCTGCAGCGCGAACTCGGCGTCGCGTACCTGTTCATCTCGCACGACATGGCCGTCGTCGAGCGCATCAGCCATCGCGTCGCGGTGATGTATCTCGGCCAGATCGTCGAGATCGGCCCGCGCCGCGCGGTGTTCGAGGCGCCGCAGCATCCGTATACGAAGAAGCTGATGAGCGCGGTGCCGGTGGCTGACCCCGCGCGCCGGCACGCCCCGCGCCAGCTCGCGGCGGACGAAATCCCGAGCCCGATCCGCGCGGCCGGCGACGAGCCGGTCGTCGCGCCGCTCGTCGCGGTCGGCCCGGATCACTACGTCGCGACGCACCGCGTCGGCGGCGCGTACTGA